The Xenopus tropicalis strain Nigerian chromosome 7, UCB_Xtro_10.0, whole genome shotgun sequence genome includes a region encoding these proteins:
- the prrg2 gene encoding transmembrane gamma-carboxyglutamic acid protein 2 isoform X1 — protein MAAADLDMMWRGCFLFLQAIVTASGFILPGQKVAPVQNPERGVFLEGSEANTFFVRRLLYNNWDFELVTPGNLERECYEEVCNYEEARECFEDDQKTQTFWKTYKHNGSGGDPSPSLDKAGLIAGLVAALILLIMIAVLIMYCVRFRAKASARGRPPVNLTSNLPASEDLPLTQLPIPDPSAPGLPSYEEALEASGTYDAPPPPYQRGSARSNQPS, from the exons ATGGCTGCTGCTGATCTG GACATGATGTGGAGAGGATGCTTTTTGTTTCTTCAAGCAATTGTAACTGCCAGCGGCTTTATCCTCCCAGGCCAGAAAGTAGCACCGGTACAAAACCCAGAGAGAGGAG ttttcctGGAGGGTTCAGAAGCCAACACCTTCTTTGTCCGTAGGCTGCTGTACAACAACTGGGACTTTGAGTTGGTTACACCGGGCAATCTGGAGAGGGAGTGTTACGAGGAAGTGTGCAACTACGAGGAGGCGCGGGAATGTTTTGAAGACGATCAGAAGACT CAAACCTTCTGGAAAACATATAAACACAATGGATCAGGAGGGGACC CTTCACCTTCGCTTGATAAGGCTGGCTTGATAGCGGGACTGGTAGCTGCGCTGATACTCCTCATTATGATAGCAGTATTGATCATGTACTGTGTGAGATTCAGAGCTAAAGCCAGCGCCAGAGGAAG GCCGCCTGTGAATCTTACAAGTAACTTACCTGCATCAGAAGATTTACCTCTCACCCAGCTGCCCATACCGGACCCCAGTGCTCCCGGGCTCCCTAGCTATGAAGAAGCATTGGAAGCATCGGGCACATATGACGCGCCGCCGCCGCCCTATCAAAG AGGATCCGCCAGATCGAATCAGCCGAGCTGA
- the prrg2 gene encoding transmembrane gamma-carboxyglutamic acid protein 2 precursor (The RefSeq protein has 3 substitutions compared to this genomic sequence), with protein sequence MAAADLDMMWRGCFLFLQAIVTASGFILPGQKVAPVQNPERGVFLEGSEANAFFVRRLLYNSWDFELVTPGNLERECYEEVCNYEEARECFEDDQKTKTFWKTYKHNGSGGDPSPSLDKAGLIAGLVAALILLIMIAVLIMYCVRFRAKASARGRPPVNLTSNLPASEDLPLTQLPIPDPSAPGLPSYEEALEASGTYDAPPPPYQRGSARSNQPS encoded by the exons ATGGCTGCTGCTGATCTG GACATGATGTGGAGAGGATGCTTTTTGTTTCTTCAAGCAATTGTAACTGCCAGCGGCTTTATCCTCCCAGGCCAGAAAGTAGCACCGGTACAAAACCCAGAGAGAGGAG ttttcctGGAGGGTTCAGAAGCCAACACCTTCTTTGTCCGTAGGCTGCTGTACAACAACTGGGACTTTGAGTTGGTTACACCGGGCAATCTGGAGAGGGAGTGTTACGAGGAAGTGTGCAACTACGAGGAGGCGCGGGAATGTTTTGAAGACGATCAGAAGACT CAAACCTTCTGGAAAACATATAAACACAATGGATCAGGAGGGGACC CTTCACCTTCGCTTGATAAGGCTGGCTTGATAGCGGGACTGGTAGCTGCGCTGATACTCCTCATTATGATAGCAGTATTGATCATGTACTGTGTGAGATTCAGAGCTAAAGCCAGCGCCAGAGGAAG GCCGCCTGTGAATCTTACAAGTAACTTACCTGCATCAGAAGATTTACCTCTCACCCAGCTGCCCATACCGGACCCCAGTGCTCCCGGGCTCCCTAGCTATGAAGAAGCATTGGAAGCATCGGGCACATATGACGCGCCGCCGCCGCCCTATCAAAG AGGATCCGCCAGATCGAATCAGCCGAGCTGA